One genomic region from Flagellimonas oceani encodes:
- a CDS encoding helix-turn-helix domain-containing protein yields the protein MNKVNKLPQSNSNKIELKKINALVNKYLCNFITKKYFSPFYDKDGNEISQNEYSKGCGITSSTLSKIKESDGYNIPLTTVYSICRFENCSLQDFFSEFEKEYGTNIRP from the coding sequence TTGAATAAAGTAAATAAGTTGCCACAGAGTAATTCAAATAAAATAGAATTAAAGAAGATAAACGCTTTAGTGAATAAGTATTTATGCAACTTTATCACTAAAAAATACTTTAGCCCATTTTATGATAAAGACGGCAACGAAATCTCACAAAATGAATACTCCAAAGGTTGTGGAATTACCTCTTCAACTTTAAGTAAAATTAAAGAATCAGATGGCTACAACATTCCTTTAACCACTGTTTACAGTATTTGTCGTTTTGAAAATTGTTCCTTGCAAGATTTTTTTTCAGAATTTGAAAAGGAATATGGAACAAACATCCGGCCGTGA